One Leifsonia shinshuensis DNA window includes the following coding sequences:
- a CDS encoding hydrogenase has translation MLSLSATAAAQSVPSVYEGTANTVAVIVLLLEFGMLRAAMLRSQVGLYAMQSAAVSVLAFVVAAGRGIPELYALAAISFALKVVIVPLVMLRQLRRSGTEIAGSGAVGVASEVVIALIVAAFGFFAVGALHIDSPVLPSTALSLSMAVVLVSFVLMILRRDVVSQAIGFFSLENGVSMASLVVAAGLPLILEVAFLFDLLVAVVVFGVLIRIHHGRSNTLSTIPLDRLRG, from the coding sequence ATGCTGTCCCTGTCCGCGACGGCTGCGGCGCAGAGCGTGCCGAGCGTATACGAGGGCACCGCGAACACGGTCGCCGTGATCGTCCTGCTGCTCGAATTCGGGATGTTGCGCGCGGCGATGCTGCGCTCCCAGGTGGGGCTATACGCCATGCAGTCGGCCGCCGTCAGCGTGCTCGCCTTCGTGGTGGCTGCCGGCCGTGGCATCCCCGAACTCTACGCGTTGGCCGCGATCTCTTTCGCGCTGAAGGTGGTGATCGTCCCGCTGGTGATGCTCCGGCAGCTGCGCCGCTCCGGAACCGAGATCGCCGGAAGCGGCGCGGTCGGTGTGGCCAGCGAGGTGGTGATCGCGCTCATCGTGGCAGCGTTCGGGTTCTTCGCTGTCGGGGCACTTCACATCGACTCACCGGTACTCCCGTCGACAGCATTGAGCCTGTCGATGGCCGTCGTACTGGTCTCGTTCGTGCTGATGATCCTGCGGAGGGACGTGGTCAGCCAGGCCATCGGGTTCTTCTCCCTCGAGAACGGGGTCTCTATGGCGAGTCTCGTCGTCGCGGCCGGACTGCCGCTCATCCTCGAAGTCGCGTTTCTGTTCGACCTACTCGTCGCCGTCGTCGTCTTCGGGGTGCTCATCCGCATCCATCACGGCCGGTCGAACACGCTGTCCACCATCCCGCTCGACCGGTTGCGAGGCTGA
- a CDS encoding proton-conducting transporter transmembrane domain-containing protein, with translation MSTLLILLVTMPLGAAIISFVASYRVARALTVAVAVVCVALSIALVPAATTGTVEVTGYLRLDAVGCVFLLATTSLFALTSIYAVGYFGDRARAAASSSVGVDRSFRRYSARFYAGFNIFAWSMICAPLVNGLALLWIAVEITTVVSALLVALDNTDEAAEAAWKYVLIASSGLGIALLATIMLYYAGATALGSSYDLAFAPLLDAAKHLPSTPVQFAFALAVVGYGTKVGLFPVHTWLPDAHSEAPTPVSALLSGALLATSFYAIVRYFQVAVAALGPTFPQTMLLIFGVLSLLLAALYLFDQKNLKRMLAYSSIEHMGILAIGVSFGTPLAFAGVLLHVLGHALGKGAAFMGAGVFVHTYRTKELRRIRDGLGVLPWSAPLFLLAIFALCALPPFSIFRSEFQIVIGGLQGAKTAGAAALVLLVTFAFFGLSMAVTRMLFRPARDGEPLPTRGEPSMWMVIPVVLAMVALLWLGVHPPDALSALLNAGAQQLGAGR, from the coding sequence ATGTCGACATTGCTGATCCTCCTCGTCACGATGCCGCTGGGTGCGGCGATCATCTCGTTCGTGGCGTCGTATCGCGTCGCGCGCGCCCTGACGGTGGCGGTCGCCGTCGTCTGCGTGGCGCTCTCGATCGCATTGGTCCCTGCGGCGACGACCGGGACGGTGGAGGTCACTGGGTATCTGCGCCTGGACGCGGTCGGCTGTGTGTTCCTCCTGGCCACCACCTCGCTATTCGCGCTGACCAGCATCTACGCCGTCGGCTACTTCGGCGACCGAGCCCGCGCCGCCGCCTCCTCCAGCGTCGGCGTCGACCGCAGCTTCCGGCGCTACTCGGCCCGGTTCTACGCGGGCTTCAACATCTTCGCCTGGTCGATGATCTGCGCACCTCTCGTCAACGGCCTCGCGCTGCTCTGGATCGCCGTGGAGATCACGACGGTCGTCTCGGCTCTGCTTGTCGCGCTCGACAACACCGACGAGGCGGCAGAAGCCGCGTGGAAGTACGTCCTCATCGCATCCTCCGGGCTCGGCATCGCACTGCTGGCCACGATCATGCTCTACTACGCCGGCGCCACCGCCCTCGGCTCCTCCTACGATCTCGCCTTCGCACCGCTCCTGGACGCGGCGAAGCACCTTCCCTCGACGCCGGTGCAATTCGCGTTCGCCCTCGCGGTTGTCGGGTACGGCACCAAAGTGGGCCTCTTCCCGGTGCACACCTGGCTGCCCGACGCGCACTCGGAGGCGCCGACCCCGGTGTCCGCGCTGCTCTCCGGAGCACTCCTGGCGACCAGCTTCTACGCGATCGTGCGCTACTTCCAGGTCGCCGTCGCCGCGCTCGGGCCGACGTTCCCGCAGACCATGCTGCTGATCTTCGGCGTGCTCTCGCTGCTGCTGGCCGCGCTGTACCTGTTCGACCAGAAGAACCTCAAACGGATGCTCGCGTACTCCAGCATCGAGCACATGGGTATCCTCGCGATCGGCGTCAGCTTCGGCACCCCCCTCGCCTTCGCCGGGGTGCTACTGCATGTCCTGGGTCACGCGCTCGGCAAGGGCGCGGCGTTCATGGGCGCCGGGGTGTTCGTCCACACGTACCGGACCAAAGAGCTGCGCCGTATCCGGGACGGCCTCGGGGTGCTGCCCTGGTCGGCGCCGCTGTTCCTGCTGGCGATCTTCGCGCTCTGCGCGCTCCCGCCGTTCAGCATCTTCCGCAGCGAGTTCCAGATCGTCATCGGGGGCCTCCAGGGCGCGAAAACCGCGGGCGCGGCGGCGCTGGTGCTGCTGGTCACGTTCGCGTTCTTCGGGCTCTCCATGGCGGTGACGCGGATGCTGTTCCGACCCGCTCGCGACGGCGAGCCGCTTCCCACTCGCGGCGAGCCGAGTATGTGGATGGTGATCCCCGTCGTCCTGGCGATGGTGGCGCTGCTCTGGCTCGGCGTGCACCCTCCGGACGCATTGTCGGCGCTGTTGAACGCGGGAGCGCAGCAGTTGGGGGCGGGGCGATGA
- a CDS encoding respiratory chain complex I subunit 1 family protein codes for MIELSAPVIQFLQVLTIAGAAPGVSGIIASIEARMQGRRGPRILQPYFDLAKLFGKEALAPAGAGWFFLAGPVIAFACYLTVPLLIPVLTTFGLPLGNMGDILGGGFILALASFVVAVAAASTGDPYAQLGASRAKTFGAITEPVVLLVVFTVAILTTTDLPYVLGATVTSGPEQIIRPAHLLASAALFMVILFETARIPVETHTGTIEFGMIEEARSFEHSGPYLALLKWGSAAKQLIFYTILLNVFVAPWGLAPSGRLDLVVLAIIALLVKATALGVVVAVIDNTFAKLRLFKITEFVAAAFLLAVLAILTLYLGGG; via the coding sequence GTGATCGAACTCTCCGCACCCGTCATCCAATTCCTTCAAGTCCTCACGATCGCCGGCGCCGCGCCGGGCGTGAGCGGGATCATCGCGAGCATCGAAGCCCGGATGCAGGGGCGCCGAGGCCCAAGAATCCTGCAGCCCTACTTCGACCTCGCGAAGCTGTTCGGCAAGGAGGCTCTCGCCCCGGCAGGCGCCGGCTGGTTCTTCCTCGCCGGTCCGGTGATCGCGTTCGCCTGCTACCTCACCGTCCCGCTGCTGATCCCCGTGCTGACCACCTTCGGGCTGCCGTTGGGGAATATGGGCGACATCCTCGGCGGCGGCTTCATTCTCGCCCTCGCCAGCTTCGTCGTCGCCGTCGCCGCGGCGTCCACTGGCGACCCGTACGCACAGCTCGGCGCCAGCCGTGCCAAGACCTTCGGGGCGATCACAGAGCCGGTCGTGCTGCTGGTCGTATTCACGGTCGCGATCCTCACCACGACCGATCTGCCGTACGTGCTCGGCGCGACCGTCACCAGCGGGCCGGAGCAGATCATCCGGCCGGCGCACCTTCTGGCTTCGGCGGCGTTGTTCATGGTGATCCTGTTCGAGACGGCCCGCATCCCCGTTGAGACCCATACCGGCACGATCGAGTTCGGCATGATCGAGGAGGCCAGGTCGTTCGAGCACTCCGGGCCCTACCTGGCCTTGCTGAAGTGGGGATCGGCGGCGAAGCAGCTGATCTTCTACACGATCCTGCTCAACGTTTTCGTGGCGCCGTGGGGTCTCGCACCGAGCGGACGCCTGGACCTCGTGGTGCTCGCAATCATCGCTCTGCTGGTGAAGGCCACCGCCCTCGGTGTCGTCGTCGCGGTGATCGACAACACGTTCGCCAAGCTCCGGCTGTTCAAAATCACCGAGTTCGTCGCGGCCGCGTTCCTGCTCGCGGTGCTCGCCATCCTGACCCTCTACCTCGGAGGTGGCTGA